Proteins from a single region of Argopecten irradians isolate NY chromosome 7, Ai_NY, whole genome shotgun sequence:
- the LOC138326952 gene encoding A disintegrin and metalloproteinase with thrombospondin motifs like, with amino-acid sequence MMEYLVLLFLILTPNAFCFKLFEENDSEDSEIVGVEIDSAFTNPRYRRSQEIDFPGFVDYKLSVKGNSKLLHLRKTTHLDKDIPVYRITKERELLLHDVSSEEKAYATYQDRESGASILLHCDKTSPSCSLYGGFYHEGEHFRIQPHSPGTQNHRIAKTTRPMVAYHDTKLHEDVHSSDIPLAHDVIRRRTASNGNNHVVELLVFLDDTIYDFFYTLSDGNETETLAKMKMYYILIANDMDLRYQSLSERHKKFKVNIMINGFVYSQVPEGFAWIPHYIVDEINNVFDADNSMEMFADYQYHNRQFLPGYDHAMQFTRRDLAFYEDGWQTDLLGVAFKGTTCSVPKMAVSIIEDSSYGTTGQTAAHELGHSLGSSHDGAAGCNDDKQYIMAAFTNPSTKKVARHMWKMSSCSSDAIYKFLNSMGNNGCTKTNSFVRKDYTKYHGLASGGQIYDLDTQCQLRQGKLSFSCQEANPAICSEGIYCKIENTNFCRRILAMEGSDCGKGNICHEGKCLHQESKVPRSLVLSRGKLGFIKAAR; translated from the exons aaattgTCGGCGTTGAAATAGATTCAGCATTCACGAATCCACGTTATCGACGTTCACAAGAAATCGACTTTCCTGGGTTTGTTGATTATAAACTGTCCGTCAAAGGAAATAGTAAACTTTTACACTTGAGAAAGACAACACACCTGGATAAAGATATACCCGTTTACCGGATTACAAAGGAGCGAGAATTACTACTTCATGATGTTTCATCGGAG GAAAAAGCGTATGCCACTTATCAAGATAGAGAATCAGGAGCCTCCATCTTACTTCACTGTGACAAAACATCGCCTTCATGTAGTTTG TACGGCGGATTCTACCACGAGGGGGAGCATTTCAGAATCCAACCACACTCACCTGGTACCCAAAACCATAGAATCGCTAAAACAACAAGGCCAATGGTAGCATATCATGATACCAAACTACATG AAGATGTCCATTCATCAGACATTCCTCTTGCACATGACGTCATCAGGAGGAGGACAGCGTCGAATGGCAACAATCACGTGGTCGAACTACTTGTTTTCCTGGACGATACTATCTACGATTT TTTTTACACGCTAAGTGATGGAAATGAAACGGAAACCTTGGCGAAAATGAAAATGTACTATATTCTAATAGCAAATGAT ATGGATCTGCGGTACCAATCATTAAGTGAGCGTCATAAAAAGTTCAAGGTCAACATCATGATAAATGGATTTGTGTATTCGCAG GTACCGGAAGGTTTTGCTTGGATACCACACTACATTGTTGACGAAATAAATAATGTCTTCGACGCTGACAATTCCATGGAGATGTTTGCGGACTACCAATACCATAATAGGCAATTTCTACCTGGGTATGATCATGCTATGCAATTTACaag AAGGGATCTAGCATTCTATGAAGATGGATGGCAGACCGATCTCCTGG GTGTTGCATTCAAAGGGACCACGTGTTCTGTACCAAAGATGGCGGTGTCCATTATAGAGGACTCCTCGTACGGCACCACTGGGCAGACAGCGGCGCACGAATTAGGTCACAG CCTTGGGTCGAGTCATGATGGAGCGGCAGGCTGTAATGATGATAAGCAATATATCATGGCTGCCTTTACCAACCCCTCCACAAAAAAGGTGGCGAGACATATGTGGAAGATGTCATCTTGTTCATCAGACGCCATTTACAAATTCCTGAATAG CATGGGAAACAATGGCTGCACCAAGACAAACAGCTTTGTCCGAAAAGACTATACAAAGTACCATGGTTTGGCTAGTGGAGGACAGATATACGATCTAGATACTCAGTGTCAACTAAGGCAGGGGAAACTGTCATTTTCATGTCAG GAAGCAAATCCGGCAATATGTTCAGAAGgaatatattgtaaaatagAGAACACGAATTTCTGTCGACGTATATTGGCGATGGAAGGTTCGGACTGCGGTAAAGGCAAT ATATGTCACGAAGGGAAATGTTTGCACCAGGAGTCCAAGGTGCCGCGCTCTCTAGTGCTTTCTCGTGGTAAATTAGGGTTTATAAAAGCTGCTAGATGA